The region AATCAAATCATCCAAATAAAAAAGAATTAAATGGTTATGCTCAAATAACTTTAAAAAATAAAATAATAAAACTGGAAGAATTAAAAGAGGATGATATTATTGCTTTACAATCCCCACAAACAATAGTTTCATGTAAGGTATTAAATATAAAAAATCAATAATATATTAAGTTTATAATAGATAAAATAAGGCCCTATATATTAAAAAAAGGTTTGAAATGAATTCAGAATCTATTGCAAATAAAATTCGAACTAAACTAATAATAGCAGGTATATTTATTATAGCTTTTGCCATTGCCGTTTCATATTACATGATTTCTAATATGGAAAAAGAGATACAATTAAGTACTAAAGCACATTTCGAACTTTTAATAAATGAAAGAATTAAATCAAAGATGAATATTGGTTTAACAAATGCAATTACACTTTCAAAAAATACAGATATTATGGCAGCACTCGAATATAAAGATAGAGATACAGCTAAGCTTTCATTAGAAGGTATTTCAAAGGCTATGAAATCAGGAACAAGTTTAAAGAATGTAAAAATTCATATTCATGATAAAGATGTTAAATCTTTTTTTAGAGCTTGGAAACCAGATAAGTATGGGGATGATTTAAGCTCTTTTAGGGAAACAATTTTAGAGGTTAAAAAAACACAAAAACCATTAAATGCAATTGAAGTAGGAAGAGCAGGTTTAGTTTTAAGAGGACTAGCTCCTATTTTTGATATTGAAGATAAATATTTAGGTTCAATTGAATATATACAAGGTTTTAACTCTATTGTAAATGATTTTAAAAAAGATGGTGAATATCTTTTAGTTTTAATGGATGAAAAATATAAAAGAGGTAATGCTTTATCTGATCAAAGTAAAGTTGGAAAATATTATATCTCACAAAAAGATGTTGATAAAAATTTTGTAAATAGTTTTTCAAAAATTGATATGAATAGTTTAAAACAAAACGGGATATTAAAAGGTAGTAATTATTTTTATACAGCTTTTCCTATTAAAGATTTAAAAGGGGAGCAAATTGGTATCTATGTTTTAGGTGAAGATATAAAAAAACTAGAAACAGTAATTAGTAATTCTTCACAAATAGTTTTTGTAATGCTTGCTTTAATGGTAGTTCTAATTTTAGTTTTTGTATTTATAACAATGTATTTATTTAAAAAGATTGTTACCGGTGGTTTAAATAAATTTAAATCAAATTTCGCATACTTTTTAGAATTTGTTTCTTTCAAAATCAATACATTTCATAAACCAGCTGTTTATACAAATGATGAAATAGGCCAAATGTTAACAATGTTAAATGAGGCAGCTGAAACTTTTGATAAAAAATTAAAAAATGATATGAGGGTTATTGGTGAAATCGTTTTAACAACTGATAAAGTTGAACAAGGTATCTATAAATGTAGAATTAATTCTAATTCTGATAATCCTATGATTATGACTTTAAAAACTACAATTAATAAAATGCTTGATGCTATGGATTTAAATATGAAAGAGCTTATGAAAACTTTAGGTCATTATTCTGAGGGTGATTTTAGAGAAAAAGCTTATATAGCTGAAAATTTAAAAGCTGATATGCTAGAAGTTATGAACTCAATTAATAAGTTAGGAGATGCTTTAAGTGAAAACGCGAAAAGCAACCTGCATAACGGAGAGACATTAGAAGATAACTCAACAACAATGACAAGCTCAATGGAAAACCTAGCATTAAAAGCAAATGAACAAGCAGCAAGCTTAGAAGAGACAGCAGCAGCAGTAGAAGAGATTACCTCTATAACAAGAGGGAACACACAAAATGCAACAAAAATGGCAACATTAGGGAAAACAGTAAGAGATTCAGTAACAACAGGTGAAGATTTGGCATCTAAAACAGCATCTTCAATGGATGAGATAAATGAAAAAGTAACAGCAATAAATGAAGCAATAAATGTAATTGATCAAATAGCATTCCAAACAAATATTCTTTCGTTAAATGCAGCAGTAGAAGCAGCAACAGCAGGAGAAGCAGGAAAAGGGTTTGCAGTAGTAGCACAAGAAGTAAGAAACCTAGCATCAAGATCTGCCCAAGCAGCAAAAGAGATAAAAGAATTAGTAGAAGATGCAAACCTAAAAGCAAATGAAGGTAAAGTAATTTCAGATAGTATGATAGAAGGATATAAAGAGTTAAATACACATATAAGTGAAACAATCCATATCATAGAAGATGTAAGTGTAGCATCAAGAGAACAGATGACAGGTATAGAACAAATAAATGATACAATAACAATGTTAGATAGAGTAACACAAGAGAATGCGAGTGAAGCTAATCAAGTAAAAGAGATAGCAAAAGAAGTATCAGCAATGGCAAATGAATTAGTACAAGATGCCAAAAGTAAAAAGTTTAACTAAGGAGAGAACATGGCAGCAGGACAAGAGACAGTTTTAGATGAATATGCATTCTTAGTTAGTGAAACAGATGAAAAGGGTATAATAAGATTTGCCAATGATGATTTTTGTAAAATAGCAGAATATAGCCTAGAAGAGTTAATAGGTGAGCCACATAGTAAAGTAAGAGATCCTGAAATGCCTAAAAAAGCTTTTAAGTCATTGTGGGATACAGTACAAAAAGGTAAAATCTGGACAGGCTATGTAAAAAATGCTACCAAATCAGGAGGATATTATTGGGTATATGCTACAGTATATCCATTCGAAAGTTGTGATGGTTCTAAAGGTTATCTATCTTGTAGAAGAAAACCTTCTAGAGAAGAAATTGACACTATTAAAGAAGTTTACAAACAATGGAATTTAGAAGAGGGGAAATAGATGGAAACGATTAACGATACTCATGAAGAGATGATAAATTATGCAAACTCAAGCGAGTTTATGACATTTGAACTTGGTAAAATGAAATATGCAATCGAGTTACCTAAAATTAGAGAAATTCTTACATATCCTAAGAATATAACAATATTACCCAACACAACAAAATGGGTAAAAGGGTTAATTAACCTAAGAGGTGAGGTTGTTCCAATTCTTGATATTAGAATAAAGTTTAAAACTGGTGAAGTTGTTTATAATGAAAGCACAGCTGTAATTGCAGTGATAACTGATGATAAAAGAATGATTGGTATTGTGGTTGATAAAGTTGATGATGTTCAAAGAATTGATACTTCAACATTAGCACCTGTTTCTGATATGGGGTCAGCAATTCCTTCTAAATATTTAAAAGGTTTTGTAAGATTAGCAAATAATCAAATGCTTGTAATAATGGATATTGAATCTGTTGTTAGTAAAGATGAATTAAAGAATTAAAAGAATAAAATAATTTTATGCAAGAAAAAATAGAAAAATTAAAGCGGCTAAAACTACTATTTGTAGAAGATGAGACGGATCTTGTCGAAATTATTACTGATACATTACAAAAGTTGAATGCAAACTTTTTATCAGCAAAAAATGGTCAAGAAGCACTTGATATTATTGAAGCCAATGATGACATAGATATTATTGTAACAGATATAAATATGCCTGTTATGAATGGTCTAGTTATGATTAAAGAATTACGAGATAGAGGGAACTCTATCCCTATTATTATTATGTCTGCACATACTGAAACAGACTATATTAATAAAGCAAAAGAGTTAGGTGTAGATAACTATTTACTAAAGCCTTTTGATTTTATTAAATTTATTGATTTGATAACTGAGATGGAAATAAAATAATATAAATGTCTGGGACAATTGATAAAAAATTATTAAAAAGACTTAAACTACTTTATGTTGAAGATGATGATACTGTTAGAGCAGATTTGTCATCTTTGCTTTCAAACTTTTTCGACACTGTATATACGGCAAAAGATGGTCAAGAAGGTTTATCTTTATATAAACAAAAACAAAATGAAATTGATGTAATTGTTGCTGATATAAATATGCCAGGATTAACTGGAATACAAATGTTAGCAAAAATAAGAGAGTTTGATAAAGATGTTCCAACAATATTTGCAACAGCATATTCTGATAATGAATTTTTAGTTGATGCAATAAAATTAAAAGTTTCAGAATATATTATAAAACCAATTGATATAAGAAATTTAATGACTTCATTAAATGAGATTGCAAAAAATACTTACCATGATTTTCTTATAAACCAACAAAATAAAGAATTAAAAAAATATAAAGATATTATTTATAACAACAATATTGTTATAAGAACTAATAAACATATGAAAATATCTTTTGTAAATGACCTTTTTTGTAAAATTACTGGATTTGACAAAAAAGAGTTATTAGGTGAAGAATTAACTGTTTTAAAACATAAAGATGTGGATTCTGAAATTTATAAAAAAATTTATAATTGTGTTTTAGATAACAGACAATGGAATGGTGAATTAAAAAATCTAACAAAAGATGGAAGTTTTTATTATGCTGATACATCAGTTATCTCTACTTTAGATGATTCAGGAGATATTACTGGATGTTTAATAATACAAAAAGATGAAACCTCAAAAGCTATTAAAAGGCGAGAAATCCAAACCTCTTTAATAAAAGACAAAAGTGAAATTTTTCAAAAAAGTAAAAAAAGTTCAGTAGAGCTTTATCAAGTAATAAATAATTTGAATGATGAATTAGAGTCATTAAAAGAGGGCTTACAAAAAGAGAAACAAGAGAAAAATTCTTATATAAATACACTTGAAAGATATAGTTCCGAAAATAAAAAACTTTTAAACGAAATAAATACATATAGAAAAGTTAGTGAAACTTCACATGATGCAACTAGAAAACTAATTAAAATGTCAAAAGAGAGTGCAGACTTAAAAGTTGAAATAAAAAGACTAGAAACAAAACTAGAGATGATTGAAGATGAACATCAAAAAGATTTGAAACAGCAAAAAGTTTATTATGAAGTAAAATTAGATGATATGGACAAACTTTTAACTAGTGCAAAAGAAAAGTTAGATGCAGTTGAAAATGTTGAAGCAGTTTCTCAAAAATTAGCTTATTGGCAAGAAAAAGCAAAAAGTGAAGCAAAGAAAAATGAAAAAATTGAAAAAGAGATCATAAGTTATGGGGATAAAAAACTAATGGCTAAACTTTTTGGAGGGAAATAACCTCCAAAAATTATTTGATTTCAATATTTAAAATCTTTTGTTCCATTAAAGGTTTACTTCCATTACTTTGTCCAAGTGTTGGTACATTTTCAATAGTTTTTAAAGTTTTCATTCCATCTTTTAAGTATCCAAAAATAGTATGTCTTCCATTTAACCAAGGTGTAGGAACAGTAGTAATAAAAAATTGACTTCCATTTGTATTTGGTCCCGCATTAGCCATGGCTAAAATTCCAGGTTTGTTAAAAGTAATATTTGGAGCAAATTCATCTTGAAAAGGTTTACCCCAAATTGATTCACCACCTCTACCTGATGCAGTAGGATCTCCACCTTGTATCATAAAGTTTTTTATTACTCTATGAAAAACTGTACCATTATAATAACCATTTTTTGCATGTGTAATAAAATTTTCAACTGCTTTTGGAGCTAAATCAGGTCTCAATTCAATTTGCATTTCACCTTGATTTGTTTTTATAACTGCAATAGGATTCGCTGCTTCTAATAGTAACATGAAACCAAAAAGTAGAAAAAATATTTTTTTCATTTTTTACCTTTATTTCTAAATTTTTGAGCAAGTATATTACTTAAGATTTTAAAAACTTATTAAAATAACTTTTTTATATGGGTTTAAAAATTATCTGTTAAAATTAAGATAATTTTTATCTTAATTTTAAAGGACTCAAAATATGGAAATGCCAGCAATTCCTCAACCAACATTTTATATCTTCAAATGTGAACAAAGTGCACCTCCAGGTATGCCAAAACCTTCATGTGTAACAGAACAAAGTAGAGATTTATTTAACCACTTAGCGCAATCAATGATGCAAAAAGGATTAATGGGACCAGTTCAAGCAATTAGAACATCATGTTTAGGTCGCTGTCAAATGGGGCCTGTTATGTTAGTAGAACCAGGTCATCATATGTATTGCCAATTATCTAAGGAAAAAATAGATAAAATAGTTGAAGAACACATTATAGGTGGAGCTCCTGTTCAAGAGTATTTAATACCTGAACAATTCTGGGGAGAACCTGTAAGTTTATCTTAAAAGAGGATATTATTAATGACATTTGATATGCTTTATAGTAAGATTCATAGAGCAACTGTAACAGATGCAAACTTGAACTATGTTGGTTCAATCACAATTGATGAAGATTTGATGAAAGCTTCAAAATTGAGAGTTGGACAAAAAGTTGAAATTGTTAATATTAACAATGGAGAAAGATTTGCAACTTACGTAATAAAAGGGAAAGCGGGCAGCAAAGACATGTGTTTAAACGGCGCAGCTGCAAGAAAAGTAGAGATAGGTGATAAGATTATTGTAATTTCATATGCTTCATATTCTGAAGAGGAATTAGAAACTTATAAACCAACAGTTGTAATCGTTGATGATGAAAACAATATTGATTCAATTACTAACGAACTTGTAGGAAGTGATCATGTTTGATGGTATTGATTTAAGTAAAATAAATTTAAATGAAGTGATGGGGCAGGTTCAAGAGATGGCTGATAAAGCCAAAGAAGAAAATGCCTCTAAAATTTTTACTTCAAAAGCAGGCGGAGGTATGGTAGAGCTTTCAATTAATGGAAACTCTGAAGTTATAGACCTTCAAATTGATGACTCTTTAATGGATGATAAAGATTCCCTTCAAATATTATTGATTTCAGCAATGAATGATGTAATAAAACAATCTGATGAAAATAAAAAATCTATGGCCATGAATATGATGGGTGGATTTGGTTCATTTGGTCAAAATTAAAGATGCAAAAACTTTTAAAAACATTTGAAGATTATCTTCTTGATAATCTTCCTCTTTCAAATACTTTTCATCCTTATTTTGAAGAAGCTTTAGGGCAGATGTTAAAAGCAGGTGGAAAAAGATTTAGACCTATGCTGTTGCTTTGTGTGGTAGAGTCTAAAAAACCATTATTATTAAACAATTCATTACCTGTGGCACTTGGATTAGAGATGTTACATACATACTCTTTAGTGCATGATGATTTACCAGCTATGGATAATGCAGATTTAAGAAGAGGTTTTGAAACTATTCATAAAAAGTATGATGAAGTTACAGCTATATTAGTAGGTGATGCACTAAATACTGAAAGCTTTAAGCAAATAGTAAATGCACCCTTACATAATGATATTAAAATTGATTTAATTAAAACATTAAGTACTGATGGTGGAATTGATGGAATGATTATAGGTCAAGCAATAGACTGTTTTTTTGAAAATCAAAAATTAGAACTAAATCAGTTAGAGTTTTTACATATACATAAAACTGCAAAATTGATTGCTGCTAGTTTAAAAATGGGTGCAATAATATCTGAATATGATTTAGAAATACAAGAAAAGCTATACAACTTTGGTATTGACTTAGGTTTATTATTCCAAATTCAAGATGATATTATAGATGAAACACAAAGTGAAGAGGAAGCAGGAAAAACTACACAAAATGATAGTGCTAAAAATTCATTTGTAAATCTTTTAGGTCTTGAAGGGGCAATTAAAAGTGCAGATGATTTAGCAGATAAGTGTATTGGTGAGTTAAATAGTCTTGATGAGAATTTAAAAAATTCATTAAATGAATTACTACTAAAATATATTAATAGACACAAAAATTAATTTTTTAAAAAACTTTAGTCAAATCTACTCAAACTACTTGACAATTAATAAAAAATTTTTTATAATTTGGCACTCTATTTTTTTGAGTGCTAATATAATAAAAATTTAAAAATACAGATTTTACAGGAGAAATATTATGAGTTTTAAACCATTAGGTAAAAGAGTTCTTGTTCAAAGAACAGAAGTAGAAGAAAAAACAGCAAGTGGAATTATACTTGTAGATTCAGCAAAAGAAAAGCCTAACACTGCGGTTGTAAAAGCTGTTGGTTCTGAAGTAACAGAACTAAAAGAGGGAGATACAATTGTATTCGAACAATATAGAGGTACGGAGTTCACTTTAAATGGTGAAGACTATTTAATATTAGATATTGAAAATATTATAGGAGTAATGTAATTATGGCAAAAGAGATTAGATTTAGTGATAGTGCAAGAAATCAATTATATACTGGTGTAGAAAAATTAGCTGATGCAGTAAAAGTTACAATGGGACCTAGAGGAAGAAATGTTCTTTTACAAAAATCTTTTGGTGCTCCAACAATTACAAAAGATGGTGTATCTGTTGCAAGAGAGATTGAACTTGATGATACTTTAGAAAATATGGGAGCTCAACTTGTAAAAGAGGTTGCTTCAAAAACTGCTGATGAAGCAGGTGATGGTACTACTACTGCAACTGTATTAGCTCACTCTATTTATAAAGAGGGTCTAAGAAACGTAACAGCTGGTGCTAATCCTATTTCATTAAAAAGAGGTATGGATAAAGCTTGTGAAGCTATTTTAGCAAATCTAAAAGAGTCTTCAAAAGTTGTTGCAAATAAAACTGAAATTGAGCAAGTAGCAACTATCTCAGCAAACTCTGATAAAGCAATTGGTTCAATGATTGCTGAAGCTATGGATAAAGTTGGAAAAGATGGTGTAATTACTGTTGAAGAAGCTAAAGGTATTTCTGATGAATTAGAAGTTGTTGAGGGGATGCAGTTTGATAGAGGTTACCTATCTCCATATTTCGTAACAAATTCTGAAAAAATGATTGCTGAATTAGAAAACCCATATGTATTATTATATGACAAAAAAATCTCTAACTTAAAAGAGATGTTACCAATCTTAGAATCAGTAAATCAATCTGGAAGACCTTTATTAATCATTGCAGAAGATGTTGATGGTGAAGCATTAGCAACATTAGTTGTAAATAGATTAAGAGGTTCTTTAAATATTGCAGCTGTAAAAGCCCCAGGTTTTGGAGATAGAAGAAAAGCTATGTTAGAAGATATTGCAGTATTAACTGGTGGAACTGTTGTATCTGAAGAGATGGGAATGAAACTAGATACTTGTGGTATTGATGTTTTAGGAACAGCTTCTAAAATCGTAATTGATAAAGATAATACAACTATCGTAGATGGTACAGGTTCAAATGAAGCAGTTACTGCAAGAGTAAACCAAATCAAAGCAGAAATTGAAAATACAACTTCTGATTATGATAAAGAAAAATTACAAGAAAGACTTGCAAAATTAAGTGGTGGTGTAGCAGTTATTAAAGTTGGTGCTGCAACTGAAACTGAAATGAAAGAGAAAAAAGACAGAGTTGATGATGCTTTAAGTGCAACTAGAGCTGCTGTTGAAGAGGGTATTGTTATTGGTGGTGGAGCTGCATTAATCAGAGCTGCTGCTAAAGTATCTTTAGACTTAGATGGTGATGAATCAATTGGTGCAGATATTGTACTAAGAGCTATTAAAGCACCAATGAAACAAATTGCAATTAATGCAGGTTTTGATGCAGGTGTAGTTGTAAACGAAGTAGAAAAATCTGATAATGATAATTTTGGATTCAATGCTGCAACTGGTGAATATGTAGATATGTTCGAAGCTGGTATTGTAGACCCTGCAAAAGTTGAAAGAGTAGCTATGCAAAATGCTGTATCAGTTGCATCTTTACTTTTAACAACTGAAGCAACAGTAACAGACATCAAAGAAGATAAACCAGCAGGTCCATCTATGCCAGATATGGGTGGAATGGGCGGAATGCCTGGTATGATGTAAAGATGTCCAAATTTGTCTAATTATGTCTATTTATAGTACCCTTTTGGGGTACTATGTCTACTTTTCCTAACTATTTCCTAACCACAGTTGTCCAACTATGACTAAATTTGTCTACTTTTGTCTAAATTAGTTGTAGGAATGTAAATTACCTCTCAACCACCTAATAGTTTCTTTTTGATAAAATGAAAAAAAATAAACGGATGAAGTGATGATAAAATTTTTTAGTTTACTGTTTTTATGTTTTACTTTATTGAATGGTGATGATAAATCATTTGAAAAGATATTTAAAGAGTTTAATATTAATGGAACTTTAGTATTGACAACACTAAAAAGTAATGAGTTGTATGTGTATAACTCAAAAAGAGCTGATAAGAGATTTTGTTCAGCTTCAACTTTTAAAATACCTCATACTTTAATTGCATTAAATGAAAATCTGATTACAACAAAAGATGATATTATAGAATGGGATGGAGTAAAAAGAGGATATGAACTTTGGAATAAAAATCAAACATTACAATCAGCGATTTCAGTGAGTTGTGTTTGGTGTTATAAACAATTTGCACAAAAAATATCAAAAGAAAAATATATTGATTATCTTTTAAAATTTAACTATGGAAATAAAACATTAGGAGAAGATAAATCATCTTTTTGGTTAAATGGTGATTTGAAAATATCTGCATATGAGCAGATAGAATTTTTAAAAAAACTTTATAATGAAAATCTCCCAATTTCTAAAAACAACATTAGTATAGTTAAAGATATTATAACAGTAGATAAAAATGATAAATATGAATTAAAAGCAAAAAGTGGATGGGATGGAGCTGTCGGTTGGTATGTAGGTTATGTAAAAACAAATAATAAGGTATATTTCTTTTCTTTAAATGCTGATATAAAAAGAGAAGAATTAAACCTTAGAAAAGAGATAGTTTATAAAGCATTAAAATCCAAAAATATTTTATAAAATAAGGTGTCTCAAATTGTCTAAGATAGTCTAACTATGTCTATCCAAAAACACTCAAAATATTTTTCTTAACCAATTTCCTAACCACAGTTGTCTAACCCATTTTGAAATCAGATTTTATCCTCTGTATCTCCTATGAGTAGGTGGTTTTTAAGGTGTATTTTATGGTTTTAAAAGTGTCTCAAAATGTCTAAGTTGGGTTTTTTGAATGTGTCTTATGTAGTCTATCTTTGACTAAGATAGTTTAGGTGAGGGAAGTTGAGTCTATTTTACTAAATTAGATGATGTAAAAACTCGTTAAAAATGACAACTGCTTGTCATTTTTAGAGTTTGCAGACGAAATGGTCTAACAAAGTTAGCCATTGAGGGGGAACAAGGCAATTATTTCCTTGTTCCCCTTTTTTATTTCTTTCAAAAATTTAATCAATTACTTATATATAAATACAATTTAAAAAATACTATTATAATTTAATTTTAAGATTTTTATAATATTTAACCTTTATAAAATAATAAAATAGATACAATATTATTTTTTAAAATAAGGTGAATTGTTGAAATTTCAAAATATCAGGTTGATATATTTAAAAAATATTATGCTATTTCTTTTTTTTGGTTTTGTAATTGCTACTATTACAAGTTATATTCAGTATTCTGTCAAATACGACGAAGTAAAAGAAAAATTAAAAGATGAATCATTTTTTGTATCAAATAGAATTAAAACACAGATTAAAAATTATATAAATAAAATAGAAGTAAGTATAAACTCTATTTATGATAATAAGTTATTTTTAGATTATATAAACAATACAACTAATTATAATAAAAATATTATAGAACAATTATTTATTAATACAATGGAAAATAATAAGAGTTATTTTCAGTTAAGATTTCTAGATATAAATGGTATAGAAAAGATAAGAATTGATAGAAAAGATGATAAAGTTTTCATAGTAGAAGATTCTAAGCTTCAAGATAAATCAAATAGATACTATTTTAAAGGTGCAGTTAATACTAAAAGAGGTGAATATTGGTATTCAAATGTTGATTTGAATATTGAAAATAAGAAATTAGAATATCCTATAAGACCAACATTTAGAGTATCAACAAAAGTATTTCATAATAATCAGTTTGTTGGGATATTAATTGTAAATATTGAACTAAAACCCCTGCTAGATAATATTAAAGATAATAAACAATTTAATATCTATTTGATTGATAAAGATGGGTATTTTATTTTAAATCCAGATTCTAAAAAAAATTGGTCAAGATATTTAGGTACTAATTATAAAATTGATTTTGAAAATAATAAAAAGGAAAGAAATTTTACAAATACTTATTTATTCCCACTAAATAAGTATTTTAATAACAATGAAGGTATTCAATTAGTATTAAAAGTCAAAAATCACTATTTAGATAAAATTATTGATAGTAATCGTAATTTAGCTTATACTATAGGTATTCTAACGCTACTTATCTCTATTCCAATAAGTTTAATTATTTCAGTACCTATATCTAAACTTTATATAAAGTTTGAAAAAATTTATAAAGATAATTTAAAATATGTAGATTTGGTTGATAAATACGTAATAAGTATGACTGTTGATTTAAATAAAAAAATTGTGGAAGTAAGCAAAGCTTTATGCAATATTAGTGGATTTGCTAAAGATGAACTTATTGGAAATGATGTATCCATAATACGAAATACTAAAACAAATAATTTAGTATGTAAAGATTTATGGAATAATATTCATGAAGGTAAAGTTTGGACTGGAGAAATTGAAAATAAAAAAAAGAATGGTAAATTATATTGGATAAAAACTACTGCTTTGCCAAATATAGAAAATAGTAAAATATTAAGTTTTAGTTCAATTAGCGAAGATATTACTGATAAAAAAATTATAGAAAAGATTTCAGAAACAGACAAATTAACTCAATTATACAATAGGATCAAATTAGATAGAAGTTTAGAATATGAGTTTAATAGATTTAAAAGAAATAGAGCGATTTTTTCTCTTATTTTAATAGATATAGATTTTTTTAAATTAGTTAATGATACTTTTGGTCATCAAGTTGGGGATAAAGTATTAATAGAAGTTTCAAATATATTAAAAGAAAATTGCAGAAAAATAGATATATTGGGAAGATGGGGAGGAGAAGAGTTTTTAATAATTTGTGTAAATACTGAAATTTTAGGGGCTCAACATCTTGCAGAAAAGTTAAGAAAAAAAATTGCAAAGTATGAATTTGAAATTGTAAAACATAAAACTATTAGTTTAGGTGTTTCTCAAGTAAATTTAAACGACACCATTGAAAGTTTGATAAAAAGAGTTGACAATAATCTTTATCAAGCTAAAGAAAGTGGTAGAAATCAAACTGTAACAGATATTTATTGATATAAAAAAAGGGAAATGTTAAATAATCATTTCCCTTTTTGATTTAAATAATACACATATTTATAAATTTGTTCTGTAACAAACTATGTTTAATTATTTTTTAACAATACTAAAAATGAAAATCCTTTGTCATTAGCACCTCCATATTGTTTATATAATGAAATTATAGCACTTTTTAACATTAAAAGTTAATTAAAGTAATTAGTCTAAAGTATTTAAATATATTTATTTAAGTTTACTAATGAATATTTATGGAAATCTATATATTTAGAATTATGTGAACCAAAGTATCCATAAAAAGGCATAGACTTAATATTAATTATCTCTTTAAAATCATTTTTATCTAAAATATCAAACTCATAATGTGTTTCAATATATTTTTCTTGATAAGTATAAAAAATATCATTTTGAAAATAAGGTGAAAGTTTCTTATTTTTTGAAAGTGGTGTTTTGTTCTCTTTTTGTAGTGTAACTT is a window of Halarcobacter sp. DNA encoding:
- a CDS encoding methyl-accepting chemotaxis protein, with product MNSESIANKIRTKLIIAGIFIIAFAIAVSYYMISNMEKEIQLSTKAHFELLINERIKSKMNIGLTNAITLSKNTDIMAALEYKDRDTAKLSLEGISKAMKSGTSLKNVKIHIHDKDVKSFFRAWKPDKYGDDLSSFRETILEVKKTQKPLNAIEVGRAGLVLRGLAPIFDIEDKYLGSIEYIQGFNSIVNDFKKDGEYLLVLMDEKYKRGNALSDQSKVGKYYISQKDVDKNFVNSFSKIDMNSLKQNGILKGSNYFYTAFPIKDLKGEQIGIYVLGEDIKKLETVISNSSQIVFVMLALMVVLILVFVFITMYLFKKIVTGGLNKFKSNFAYFLEFVSFKINTFHKPAVYTNDEIGQMLTMLNEAAETFDKKLKNDMRVIGEIVLTTDKVEQGIYKCRINSNSDNPMIMTLKTTINKMLDAMDLNMKELMKTLGHYSEGDFREKAYIAENLKADMLEVMNSINKLGDALSENAKSNLHNGETLEDNSTTMTSSMENLALKANEQAASLEETAAAVEEITSITRGNTQNATKMATLGKTVRDSVTTGEDLASKTASSMDEINEKVTAINEAINVIDQIAFQTNILSLNAAVEAATAGEAGKGFAVVAQEVRNLASRSAQAAKEIKELVEDANLKANEGKVISDSMIEGYKELNTHISETIHIIEDVSVASREQMTGIEQINDTITMLDRVTQENASEANQVKEIAKEVSAMANELVQDAKSKKFN
- a CDS encoding PAS domain-containing protein; the protein is MAAGQETVLDEYAFLVSETDEKGIIRFANDDFCKIAEYSLEELIGEPHSKVRDPEMPKKAFKSLWDTVQKGKIWTGYVKNATKSGGYYWVYATVYPFESCDGSKGYLSCRRKPSREEIDTIKEVYKQWNLEEGK
- a CDS encoding chemotaxis protein CheW, with the protein product METINDTHEEMINYANSSEFMTFELGKMKYAIELPKIREILTYPKNITILPNTTKWVKGLINLRGEVVPILDIRIKFKTGEVVYNESTAVIAVITDDKRMIGIVVDKVDDVQRIDTSTLAPVSDMGSAIPSKYLKGFVRLANNQMLVIMDIESVVSKDELKN
- a CDS encoding response regulator, whose product is MQEKIEKLKRLKLLFVEDETDLVEIITDTLQKLNANFLSAKNGQEALDIIEANDDIDIIVTDINMPVMNGLVMIKELRDRGNSIPIIIMSAHTETDYINKAKELGVDNYLLKPFDFIKFIDLITEMEIK
- a CDS encoding response regulator, producing MSGTIDKKLLKRLKLLYVEDDDTVRADLSSLLSNFFDTVYTAKDGQEGLSLYKQKQNEIDVIVADINMPGLTGIQMLAKIREFDKDVPTIFATAYSDNEFLVDAIKLKVSEYIIKPIDIRNLMTSLNEIAKNTYHDFLINQQNKELKKYKDIIYNNNIVIRTNKHMKISFVNDLFCKITGFDKKELLGEELTVLKHKDVDSEIYKKIYNCVLDNRQWNGELKNLTKDGSFYYADTSVISTLDDSGDITGCLIIQKDETSKAIKRREIQTSLIKDKSEIFQKSKKSSVELYQVINNLNDELESLKEGLQKEKQEKNSYINTLERYSSENKKLLNEINTYRKVSETSHDATRKLIKMSKESADLKVEIKRLETKLEMIEDEHQKDLKQQKVYYEVKLDDMDKLLTSAKEKLDAVENVEAVSQKLAYWQEKAKSEAKKNEKIEKEIISYGDKKLMAKLFGGK
- a CDS encoding peptidylprolyl isomerase gives rise to the protein MKKIFFLLFGFMLLLEAANPIAVIKTNQGEMQIELRPDLAPKAVENFITHAKNGYYNGTVFHRVIKNFMIQGGDPTASGRGGESIWGKPFQDEFAPNITFNKPGILAMANAGPNTNGSQFFITTVPTPWLNGRHTIFGYLKDGMKTLKTIENVPTLGQSNGSKPLMEQKILNIEIK
- a CDS encoding (2Fe-2S) ferredoxin domain-containing protein codes for the protein MEMPAIPQPTFYIFKCEQSAPPGMPKPSCVTEQSRDLFNHLAQSMMQKGLMGPVQAIRTSCLGRCQMGPVMLVEPGHHMYCQLSKEKIDKIVEEHIIGGAPVQEYLIPEQFWGEPVSLS
- the panD gene encoding aspartate 1-decarboxylase; translated protein: MTFDMLYSKIHRATVTDANLNYVGSITIDEDLMKASKLRVGQKVEIVNINNGERFATYVIKGKAGSKDMCLNGAAARKVEIGDKIIVISYASYSEEELETYKPTVVIVDDENNIDSITNELVGSDHV